DNA from Granulicella arctica:
ATGCTGTTATGGTCATGGCTCCCGAGCCAGAGCTGCGCGCCAATCGGCTCGCTCTGCTGTCGCGTGTGCTGGGAGATTTCTCTGGCATTGCCGACTTTTCGGAGATCGTGACGCAGGGGTAGATCGCATTTTCACAAACAGTCTTCCAGTGCGCGGTACAGTGGTACGACACTCAAGACTGTCGAGGAGATAGATATGCCCCTTCCCACCGATGAGAAGCTCTTAGCGCTTAGTAACGACCTGATCCAGCAGTTCGACACCATCTTCGGCGAGCACCCGGGCTTTCGGCCTGCCCACGCCAAGGGTGCGATGCTGACCGGCACCTTCACGCCGTCTTCCGACGCTGCTGCGCTTACCCGCGCTCCGCACATCACGCGGGCCTCGACCCAGGTGACAGTACGTTTCTCGAACTCCACCGGCCTCCCGTTGGTCCCCGACAACGACCCCAACGCCAACCCGCGCGGCATGGCTATCCGCTTCCATCTTGCCGAGCACAGTCACACCGACATCGTCAGCCACTCCACCGACGGCTTCCCCACGCACACCGGCGATGAGTTCCTCGACTTCCTCCGCGCCCTCGCCGCGAGCGACCTCTCCACGCCCTCCGACCCCGCCAACCCCAAGCCGATAGAGATATTTCTTGGCGGCCATCCCGCTGCGCTCGCCTTCGTGCAGGCGCCCAAGCCCGCTCCATCCAGCTTCGCCCGCGAGTCTTTCTTCGGCGTTACGGCGATGCAGTTCACCAATGCTGACGGGACCATCCGCTTTGGCCGTTATCGCATCGTCCCCGAGGCTGGTAATGACCATCTCGACGCCACAGCCGTCGCCGCGAAATCCGCGAACTATCTCTTCGACGAGCTGACTGAGCGCGTTGCTGCCGGGCCGATCAGGTTCCGCATTCTCGTGCAGCTCGCGAAGGACGGCGATGTCGTGGACGACGCGACCATTCACTGGCCGGAGGACCGCCCTGTGACCGAGCTCGGCACGCTCGAACTGACCGCGCGGGTCGCGGATGACGCGCACGAGCAGCAGCGCATCATCTTCGATCCCATTCCACGCGTCGATGGCATCGATCCCTCGGACGATCCGCTGCTCGAGCTGCGCGCTGCTGTCTACCTCATCAGTGGTCGCCGTCGTCGGGCTGCATAGTAGAACGATCAGGCGTCCCGGATTGGAACAGAGAGTCGTGTCTCGGGATGATGCATTCTTTCTGTCTGCCGATGAAGGGAGTGTGCCAAAGACGCACACTTCAGTGAGGGACGAGGAGACAGGCAGATGATTCGGCAAGCGATAA
Protein-coding regions in this window:
- a CDS encoding catalase family peroxidase — its product is MPLPTDEKLLALSNDLIQQFDTIFGEHPGFRPAHAKGAMLTGTFTPSSDAAALTRAPHITRASTQVTVRFSNSTGLPLVPDNDPNANPRGMAIRFHLAEHSHTDIVSHSTDGFPTHTGDEFLDFLRALAASDLSTPSDPANPKPIEIFLGGHPAALAFVQAPKPAPSSFARESFFGVTAMQFTNADGTIRFGRYRIVPEAGNDHLDATAVAAKSANYLFDELTERVAAGPIRFRILVQLAKDGDVVDDATIHWPEDRPVTELGTLELTARVADDAHEQQRIIFDPIPRVDGIDPSDDPLLELRAAVYLISGRRRRAA